Proteins encoded by one window of Flavobacteriales bacterium:
- the eno gene encoding phosphopyruvate hydratase, which yields MSLITNIHARQILDSRGNPTIEVEVYTDSGAVGRAAVPSGASTGMYEAVELRDGDKGIYLGKGVNKAVQNVNTTLNEELRGAYVLDQNLIDRAMVGMDGTENKALLGANAILGVSLAVANAAAQVTGQPLYRYVGGVSANTLPVPMMNILNGGSHADNKIDIQEFMIMPVGAESFSEALRMGAEVFHALKDVLKSQGHSTNVGDEGGFAPNLDSNEEAIKVVLEAIEKAGYKIEDDLLLALDAASSEFYDKEKGKYILSSTGDELSSDEMVGFWKDWCDKYPIISIEDGLDENDWDGWTKLTETLGDSIQLVGDDLFVTNTERLAKGIEQG from the coding sequence ATGAGCTTGATAACCAATATACACGCCAGACAGATCCTGGATTCACGTGGCAATCCGACCATCGAAGTCGAGGTCTATACCGATAGTGGGGCCGTGGGAAGAGCAGCGGTTCCTTCAGGCGCATCTACAGGGATGTACGAAGCCGTAGAGCTACGCGATGGTGACAAAGGCATCTATCTAGGGAAGGGAGTCAACAAAGCGGTCCAGAATGTGAATACGACCCTCAATGAGGAATTGAGAGGAGCCTATGTACTGGATCAGAATCTGATCGACCGGGCCATGGTCGGAATGGATGGTACCGAGAATAAAGCCCTGCTGGGCGCCAATGCTATTCTAGGCGTGAGTCTGGCTGTGGCCAATGCCGCGGCACAGGTCACTGGTCAACCGCTCTATCGCTACGTGGGAGGTGTAAGTGCCAATACACTTCCCGTGCCTATGATGAATATCCTGAATGGAGGTTCGCATGCAGATAACAAGATCGATATCCAAGAGTTCATGATCATGCCCGTGGGTGCTGAGAGTTTCTCAGAAGCCTTGCGAATGGGTGCCGAGGTGTTCCATGCATTGAAAGATGTGTTGAAATCCCAAGGACACTCTACCAATGTGGGTGATGAAGGTGGATTCGCACCCAATCTCGATTCCAATGAAGAGGCCATCAAGGTGGTGCTGGAAGCCATAGAAAAGGCCGGATACAAGATAGAAGACGACCTTCTGCTAGCCTTGGATGCGGCCAGCAGTGAGTTCTATGATAAAGAGAAAGGAAAGTACATTCTGTCATCTACCGGTGATGAGTTGAGCAGCGATGAGATGGTGGGGTTCTGGAAGGATTGGTGTGATAAGTATCCCATCATATCCATAGAGGATGGATTGGATGAGAACGATTGGGATGGATGGACCAAGCTGACAGAGACCCTCGGGGACTCTATTCAATTGGTAGGAGATGATCTCTTTGTGACCAACACAGAACGCCTGGCCAAGGGGATCGAACAAGG